DNA from Algisphaera agarilytica:
TCGACGTTGTAGAAGGTCTTGAGCAGCGCGTCGGTGGTCGAGAAGTCCTCGTTGAGCGCACGCAGGAACGTGGTCGCGGGGATCTTGGTCGACTGGTCGATGCGCATCTGCAGCACATCCTTCTTGCTGACTTCCAGCTCGATCCACGAGCCACGCTCGGGGATGATCCGAGCCGAGTGCAGCGGGCGGTCGGCCTCGGCCGAGGCGATCGAGAAGTCCACACCGGGCGAGCGGTGCAGCTGGTTCACGATGACGCGCTCGGCACCGTTGATGATGAACTCGCCGCCACCCATGAGGATGGGGATCTCGCCGAGGTAGATTTCTTCTTCGGGGATCTCAGCGACGTCTTTACGCACGAGACGAACCGCGACGCGGAACGGCATGCCGTAGGTAAGGCGCAGCTCGCGGCACTCGTCGGGGGTGTAACGCGCTTCGTCGAGCTTGTAGTACAGGTACTCGAGTTGCATGTTGCCGTCGTACGAAACGATCGGGAACACTTCACGCAACAAGCCCTCGAGGCCGGCATGGGCGTCGCGGGCATCGATTGGGCTGTCTTCTTGCAGGAATCGTTCGTAGGCCACCTGCTGCACACGCACCAGGTTAGGGATGGGAAGAGCATCTCCACGTTTGGAGAAGTCACGCACAGAATCTAGCAGCATCAAGTTCCTCGCGCTAAAGCCAGGGTGAATGAGTGTCGTCAAGTTGTGAGGGTTCGAGTCCCGATCACGCCGCGAACACAGCATTGTAGGACAAACCACAGGGGACCACAACCGGACCCCGGAAAAAATTTAAGTCCAGAGGGGTTATTGGCCCCAAATTTGCCACACCGCCCCGCCCGGCACCGTCCTATCCACGCAAATCATATCCAAACCTGAATTTACAGGTTTTCCCAAAATTCTCCACGAACCATTAAGAAACCGCCCACCCAGCCGTCTGTCACCCCGGCGGGTCGATTCGCTCGGATTTCACCCAAAACCTCAGATTTTTCGCGGGAAGGCCTCGGGATGACTGTACAACTCCATGAACGCCCTTCCGAATCTGCCGCCCCGCCCATGACCGATTCCGACCCCGCAGCCGATCCCGACCTGCTTCAGCCCCACGAGGCGGACCTGTTGCGTTACGCCAACCACCTCCTGGGCCGAACGCCTGGAGCCGCGGACGTGGTTCAGGACACCTTCGCCCGGTTCTGGGCCCAGCCGGATGACACCCGGCAGCGCCTCTGCGAAGCCAACGCCCACCCCGGCCGCGACCCGCACAGCCGACTCCGGGCCTGGCTCTTCACCGTCTGCCGCAACCGGGCGTTCGACGTCCGCAAGAAGGAGCGACGCATGACCCCACTCACCGCCCCGGTGTCCGACGCCCAGACCCACCCCGCCCCGGGCCCCGACCAGCAGGCCGAGCAACGCGACACCCACGACGCGGTGCTCCGCCGACTGGCCGACCTGCCCGACGCCCAGCAAGAAGTCGTCCGCCTCAAGTTCCAGGCCGGGCTCAGCTACAAGCAGATCGCCGAGGTCACCGGCCTCACCGTCTCGGGCGTCGGCGTCCACCTCCACCACGCCCTCAAAACCCTGCGCCAGCAAATGAACCCCGCCAACTGACACACACCCCCCATGCCGCGAACACCATCCGCGGTCTTCAAACGAAACACCCCACGTTTAGCGGGCGGCCCGAAGGGCCCCGCGACCTCCCCGGAGGAAACCACCATGACCGACCAACCCACCCCCGACATCAACCTCACCGCCTACGCCCTGGGCGAACTCGACCCGGCCAGCCCCGAGCACGCCGCCGTCGAAGCCCGCCTCGCCGCCCCCGGCCCCGAAGGCGACGCCGCCCGCGCCGAGGTCGAGTCGATCCGCGCCACCGCCGCCGACCTCACCGCCGCCCTCGCCGACGAGCCCGCCCCGGAAGCCACGCCCACAAAGCCGCGGATGTCATCCGCGGTCTCGGCAGCTTCCAACAACAATCAAAACGATCCCCCCGCCCCCATCCCGATCCGCAACTGGCCCCGCCGCCTCGCCCTCGCCGCCAGCCTCGCCGCCGCCGCCGCGCTGGGCGTCGCGGTCCTCCTCCCGGGAATCCTCGAACAGCGAGCCAACGCTCTTGCCCAACAACGGCTCGAGCAGGCCAACGAACTCTACGAGCAAGGCCTACTCAGCCGGGCCGAATGGGATGCCGCCACCTCATTAATCTATCAGCCCGAAGGCTTCGGCCACTTCATCGAAAAAGCCCAAAACCTCACCGACGATCAATGGCTCGCCACCATCGAACGCGAAGCCGACGCCCGCTCGAGTAACGACAGGCTCGGGGCACAACTCCGTGGCCTCTATCTGCAAGAAGACGGCAGATCCGAAAGCGAAACCGATCGGTTCATGCGTGAGCTTGATGCCCGTATCTCGGCTTCCACCGACCCGGCCCCAGGGGAACCCGCCCACGAAACCCGCGTCTACGACATCCGCGACCTGGTCGTGCAGGTCCCCACCTTCACCGACGCCCCCGAGTTCGATCTCAATGAAGCGCTCGCCCAAACCAACGGAGGTACCCAACACGAAACCGGCGTCTCCCTCTTCGGCGTAGATGATTCCGCCACCCCACAGAGCGGCACAAAAACGATGATCGCCGCTGGCGAAGCCGGGGCTCGCCCCAACGATCGGCTGTTCTACTGGAAAGACAACACTTCCGGAGACTGGCGCGGCGGTATCACACGTAACGACAACTCGACGGATTTCTCAACCGAACGCTCCCCGGCAGGTGCAGATCGCACGGCATCGTTACACCAGCTCGGCGCAAGTAGCGGCAAAGAGGTACGCACCCTGATCTCGGAAGCCCGTCAGCTTCAAAAAGAAATGAAGTACGACGATGCTTTAGCACTCCTTGATCAAGCAAACGCTATCGATCCGAACAACTTCACGGCCCAACTACTCAAAGAGTTGGTTGAAGACTCCAAGGTTGCCGTCGCGTACACCAAGATCGAACGTCAGCGTCGTCTCGAAGGTGCTCGCGACCACCTGCTCAACCGCGAAGCGATCATCCCCTACACCGATCTGGTCGCCTTCCCCGAAGACTGGCCCGAGTTGTCCCACCGCCAAATCGAAGAGCGGAACGCTCGGACGTTGGAGATGCTGAAGCACAACGAGAATGCTCTTCGTCTACGAAGAACGGTGCCGATCAACTTCGACGCCAACCCCCTTGAATCGGTCATCCTTTATCTGGAAGAAACCACCGGTGCCGATCTGGAAGTCGATTGGGACACACTCGCGGAAAGCGGCGGCATCGAGCGTGACCAACCGATCTCGCTTTCTCTGCACAACGTTCCGGCGGGGAAAGCTCTGGAACTGGTGCTACAGCAAGCCTCGTCGAGCGGCTTTGGCGACCCCATCGGATATACCGTGGCAAACGGCGTGGTGAAGATTACAACCCAGGAGAACATCAATTCACCACTTCTAACGGTAGAGCGGCACAAGGAAGCCAATCGGGAAGCTGAACTAAGACTCAAAAAAACGATATCTATTGTTCTCGATGGCAACCAACTCGAACGGGCTATTGGCGATATCAGGGAGAGAACCGGCAACAATATCTTCGTCAACTGGCCAGAGCTGATCGACGCAGGAGGTATCGAGAAAGACGTACCCATTACGCTGACCCTAGAAGACGTACCTGCCGATCGTGCACTTGAAATTATCCTGCAACAGGCTGCACACGGTTTCGGTGATCCGATCAGCTACGCAGTGATCGATGGGATCGTGATGATCTCATCCCAACGCGACCTGGATCAGATGAAACAGAAAAGCGAAGAGTTCACCACCGAATCCTACGACCGCGTCGAAGACAACCCGTTCCTGGCCGCGATCGACAACCCGTTGTCGACGTTCTCGGTCGATGTGGATACCGCGAGCTACGCCAACGTGCGGCGGTTCCTGGATCAGGGTCAACTTCCCCCCGCGGATGCGGTGCGGATCGAGGAACTCGTCAACTACTTCGAGTACGGCTACGAGCCCCCGATGGCTTTTGAACTCAACGGCGCTTTACCCAATGCCAATGATGAGCCGGCGGCTGCAGACACGGCCCCATTCGCCGCACACGTCGAGGTCACCGCCGCGCCGTGGACGCCCGAGCACCGGCTCGTTCGCATCGGGATCAAGGGCATGGAGATCGCCACCGACGATCGGCCCGCGGCGAACCTCGTGTTCCTGCTGGACGTGTCAGGCTCGATGAATC
Protein-coding regions in this window:
- a CDS encoding RNA polymerase sigma factor — encoded protein: MTVQLHERPSESAAPPMTDSDPAADPDLLQPHEADLLRYANHLLGRTPGAADVVQDTFARFWAQPDDTRQRLCEANAHPGRDPHSRLRAWLFTVCRNRAFDVRKKERRMTPLTAPVSDAQTHPAPGPDQQAEQRDTHDAVLRRLADLPDAQQEVVRLKFQAGLSYKQIAEVTGLTVSGVGVHLHHALKTLRQQMNPAN
- a CDS encoding vWA domain-containing protein → MTDQPTPDINLTAYALGELDPASPEHAAVEARLAAPGPEGDAARAEVESIRATAADLTAALADEPAPEATPTKPRMSSAVSAASNNNQNDPPAPIPIRNWPRRLALAASLAAAAALGVAVLLPGILEQRANALAQQRLEQANELYEQGLLSRAEWDAATSLIYQPEGFGHFIEKAQNLTDDQWLATIEREADARSSNDRLGAQLRGLYLQEDGRSESETDRFMRELDARISASTDPAPGEPAHETRVYDIRDLVVQVPTFTDAPEFDLNEALAQTNGGTQHETGVSLFGVDDSATPQSGTKTMIAAGEAGARPNDRLFYWKDNTSGDWRGGITRNDNSTDFSTERSPAGADRTASLHQLGASSGKEVRTLISEARQLQKEMKYDDALALLDQANAIDPNNFTAQLLKELVEDSKVAVAYTKIERQRRLEGARDHLLNREAIIPYTDLVAFPEDWPELSHRQIEERNARTLEMLKHNENALRLRRTVPINFDANPLESVILYLEETTGADLEVDWDTLAESGGIERDQPISLSLHNVPAGKALELVLQQASSSGFGDPIGYTVANGVVKITTQENINSPLLTVERHKEANREAELRLKKTISIVLDGNQLERAIGDIRERTGNNIFVNWPELIDAGGIEKDVPITLTLEDVPADRALEIILQQAAHGFGDPISYAVIDGIVMISSQRDLDQMKQKSEEFTTESYDRVEDNPFLAAIDNPLSTFSVDVDTASYANVRRFLDQGQLPPADAVRIEELVNYFEYGYEPPMAFELNGALPNANDEPAAADTAPFAAHVEVTAAPWTPEHRLVRIGIKGMEIATDDRPAANLVFLLDVSGSMNRPNKLPLVKAGMKKLVGALRMDDRVAIVAYAGASGLVLDSTSDHDAVLAAIDNLTPGGSTNGAAGIELAYQQAVDNHIPGGLNRVILCTDGDFNVGITDRGALTRLIEDKANAPETPTYLTVLGFGTGNLKDATMEELSNVGDGNYGYVDSLAEAEKLLAEQVNATLLTIAKDVKVQVEFNPANVASYRLIGYENRLLAKEDFNNDVVDAGDIGAGHTVTALYEVVPASAEQPAAQERGPQDVDDLKYQKKSALSDAADSNELLTLKLRYKQPDAAKVQGTSKLLVFPVEDASTPFAEASEDTRFAAAVAGFGMLLRGSPYAGELDFNDVAAFAAEAGAGVVDARGELTPEHERRAEFLQLVIRADALANPVKLPPAAPATEPAAD